Within the Rosa rugosa chromosome 2, drRosRugo1.1, whole genome shotgun sequence genome, the region AGCTTCAATGAATCCCAACAAAAAAAAGTCAAATTCAATGAATCCCTGTTCAAGCTCATAAGTTTTAATTAATCTAGTCTTTGACCACCAAAATTTGTTCCTTTCTTCTTATGCTTAGTTGATGAATTAATCAAGATAAAATTTCCAATAGAATTATGAATGGATCTGTGGGGATACCTCTCCTTTTCTTCTGGGGTTGTAAAGAGATTTTGATGATGAAAGTGGGGGTGGTGGTGGCTGAGAGGAAGGCCCGGTTTCAGAAGGGAtagagaagatgaagagaaatgGATTTCTTTTggcaaagaaagagaaaatggattAGAAAGCCAAAAACAATGGTTTTATTTTTCTGGCCGTAGgatgttagagtgagtggaaaTGAAGGGCTGATATTCCTTTATAAGTAAATACTTAACTAATAAAAAATCCAATTAAAGAAAaacattatttaaaaataaaaactaagatTAAGGAACGGAAGGACCAAAATATCCCTGAAATTATGCCACCTAGCATAACAATTAACACCGTTATAGACGGCGTGTATGGATGTTGGGTCGCGCTGGATAACCTgggtaccaatgtgatagtttcAGAAACTTGGGTATAGAAATTCGGAGTTGGCTttaggttgggtactgtttgtatattTTTCCCTGCCTTCTAACTTGGTTCCGTCCTTCCGTATACAAGAGTTATGTTAAGTTTTGCATCCAATACGTATTACAAATATTCTGAAAGTTTTCTCTTCCGTTAAATGTTGTGTGAAAGAGATGGAATCCCTAAATTAGTCACCCTCAACCCTCAACTTTTAGCAAGTGGCAAAGCCTTCtgattttttctattttgtttttcaactaaataagggatttttttttggggtggCGGGGGGAGTGATTTGAACTTCAAGCATGGTGGAAGTTTTCTTCATtgactaaaagtctaaaacggGTGTGGAATCGATGCATGAAATAATAGTGAGGAAATGAAGCATCCACAACCAAATAATCATACTAGCAATGTTTAGCTGACAAATAACAAACCCACAGGCTTTTGGAGGCGTGGTTGAAATTTAAGCAGCTATCAAATGCATATAGCAAGAGAAAGAAGCTGAGGTGGTGATTCTGACGGTGATAGTGAGATCTATATGGACTGCTTGGAATTAGTTGGATGGTCAAATACGAACTCTTGGGTTGGGACGTTGGGTGGTAGCTGAGAGTGAAAGTGAAAGAGATCGGAAAGTACTGTGTAGACCACTCCATTCCTTGGAGAATCTTCTTATTTTTGTGGGAAAGTGGGGACTtcaaaaatcatgaattcaTATTGAAATCATTGGTTTCGTCTTTGGGGTCCTTTCTTTTCCTGAttgggaacaaaaaaaaaaagggcatgGCCTTTACGCCTTTTTATGTAAACAAAAAAATTTAGCGTCACAAGCTGTCAAATTGAAGCATATGACCAACAAATCAACTAGGTTCTATACCAAAAAATAGACGGTTTAATATGTGATTTATCACTACTATTTAAATTTAATTATATCATTTGATAACTAtgtaatatataaaaaaaaaaaaaaacaatgcatGATAGTTTTAACAAGTTATAttgtattttttctttcttcaataaATTCTCAAAGGTTAAGGTGGCTCCTTGCCTCTCTTTAACCAAAacttcagccaaaaaaaaaaaaagttatattgTTTGCCCACATAATCGAGTATAATGGTAATACTTTTCTgccaaacaaaaattataaacgTGAATCATACATTTAAACAGTAATTGATAAATCAGTCTCATAATATGACGACATGAATGCTAGGACATGTATTTTGAACTTGATTGGTGGACTATATTGATATGAGCTTTTCATGTGTATCAATCGCTCAACTTACTCAATCTTCTCTAAACTGGGGAGCAAGTTACCTTCCTGGCTCAATATGCACAGGAATGTAGCAAGCTTTAGGGTTCAAATTAATCATCTTATTGAGTTTTGCATTTACTCAAATAGTTCATGACAATGGACCATTGGACCTTTGAAAACTCTCAGACAAGACAATATCAAGGCAGAAGGATTGGTTGAGCTTTGAAGAACTCGATCGAAGAGTGGTTGAAGTTTTAAAAATATAGCTTCTTTTCTAATTCATCTTAGAAAATAGTATCGTGACCTCTCAAACCCAACAAGGAACAGAGTTGAGACTACTTTGTAAGGACTGTTACAAATGTGAAATTCAATTTGCAATAGGAAAACattaggactaaatactcgttactcctcatacttttgcatgaaaaacagtttagtccaaaattttaaaattaaacagtttagtccttattctttctaattctcacacaacagatcctaaaatgactattatacccctcacttttttttttgcctctctctttctctatatatatatatatacagatcctatccagagcggagctccgctttgaaaattaacgtgtgaagttcgagttttgggtcacttttcggtcgcatatccacatctcgaccgttcagtttttaggtactagtgtatagatcgtctctgcaaattttcagccaaaatgatgatcgttaagacattgataactgccttaaagctagtacggttcaggttgacaaattcagtccgtccattggtttaagcgagatagataccttaacgatcatcaatttggctgaaaatttgcagagatgatctatacactagtacctaaaaactgaacggtcgagatgtggatatgcgaccaaaaagtgacccaaaactcgaacttcacacgttaatttcaaagcggagctccgctctggattggatctgtatatatatatatatatatatatatatatgtatgtgtgtgtgtgtgtgtatatatatatatgtatatgtgtatatatatatatatatatatgtatgtgtatatatatatatatatacaggcccgttccaaagcggaccgtccgcacttcgctaaagtgtGGACGGCGGCGCgcggcttgcaggagggaggtCGGAGGCATCTcggacggttctgggcagcgttcgaggtcggaggaggtcggggttgcaggttctgggcagcaacccgacctgcaactgcaggttttctgggcagcgctgcaacgacttcgccggcgactccaccgactgcagacctcTCCGCCCTACCCCTGGCGTCCTTCCAGCAACCCCTGCCGCTTTGTCGCGCCTCGAGCCGAGCTGCAgtgtcgccgtccgcactttagcgaaagtgcgaacgtcctctttggaacggctttgtatatatatatatatatatatatatatatagaaaaaagaaaagtgaggggtataatagtcattttaggacctgttgtgtgagaattagaaagaataaggactaaactgtttaatttaaaaaatttggactaaactgtttttcatgcaaaagtatgaggagtaacgagtatttaatccaaaacaTTACTTTGCGGCCAGAATGACTAGATCCGATTCATAAGTGCATGTATTTGTTTAAGCGTGAAATAATGAATAGGCCTAGAGATAAAATATTGCTTACTCCATATATTATGCACGATAAGATGTGTGTTGATAGAGAAAACTGAAGCAGCGGTTACAAAATAAACGGTTTTAGATAATGACACTGGTATCAatcaaccaaaaaagaaaaagctagACTAGACTGGCATTCCAACTCCTCAAGTTCATTACTTGAATTCGTCTACCTTTTGAAGTCATTGGCATGAATAAGGAGTATGGTGAATCGTTGGAGGCATATTAAGCATATGTTACTTCATGTTTCTTATATCTTCTGAGACAGTGACAACCTCTCTTGTATATGTTGGATTACCATCTGCTTGTGCCTGTTGTTTCATAATATACAGGAAATAATAGTTGTCTTTCCTAATTTTAGATTTTCTTAACGTTTTTCATTGTTTATTTTGACAATTCTTTTTGAAATCACTGTGTTTTTTATCAGTGCATTTCTTTGTCACTGGATTACACTTAGGGAACTCAGTGTGGAGTGCTTATGTCCTCATGTTTCCCAATATTGCTTTATAAGtttcttctcattttctttggttttttttctttctttccttatATACTCAAATGTGGATAGGGTCCAGAACATATAAGCGTGGTGGTTCTCTCTTGTTCGGCCAAGTGCACCAATAAGAGTTAatctcatgatctcatctaATTCTTattgttcaagaaaaaaaaaaaaagcagtttTAATAGTGAGAGTaaccaaaagaaataaaatatcaTCACAAGATTTATTAGTTTTCTGAAATTATTTGTACCgtatttttttcttcatatcGTGGAATCCATTTGTTAAACTCATTTTGTTATGGGAAAATAGCCCAAATAGTGTTCcacctttttagtttttatcaTTCTAAATCTTCGTACCTCAGTTTtcaaaactatcggattgagaTTGGTATCTGAGGTTCTCACCCTGACCCAATTTTGATATTTGGAGCCATTAGCTCCGTTACGGTGCGTGCCACGTGGCAtattttgaaggatattttcgtccTTTCATATTttaattcattattttttttttcttttctctaagctttttttttttttcttctctctctctctctctccagctttTTTCGTTCTTCTCTTTCTCAGCAACTCGTCTCTACTCTAACCATGGTTTAATTTCTGCTTCTCTACATTCTTGTTCCCTTCTGAATCTCTTACTTTCTGCCtcactctttttctctctcgtTTCTAATCATAATGAAGGAAATCGTGGAAAACCCTCTTCATATAAAATGTCTGTTCTTGGGTTTGTCCCAATCAGAAAGCCTGGATCATTTGATTTTGATGGGGCGTCGTTATTCGGGTATGGAATTGGAATCGAAAGGAGTTGGAATTGGATTCATCACGGACTCCAATtccgaagaggaagaagagaaagagggaCCAGGTTGGGCCACTAGAGGGACGAAGAAGTCTCTGGGCTTTTGGGCTTgggagagatggagatggggtgGTGGGGGTTAGGATTGTGATGGGGGCTTTGAGGGTGTCAGGAAGGAGAGGAAGTTGCAGAGAGAGGATGAGGCAGCCATGGATTGAGTTTGGTGAAGATTGTGGACCTTCTGATTTTGGTGTTATCTCTTGtgcatttttttctcttttcagcAAGATATCATTGTGTTTAACAAACCCAGATCAAAACGCAAAGCTCAATTCCTCTCTTCTCATCCTTGCTTCTTCTCCAATCCCAATCACGAGCTCTCATCCTCTTTGTGGAATACAGTACTGTTTTAAATGGAAGTTGATTAATCTTCTCGTGTTTAATTGCTTCATTGTGATTGCTTTCATGGTTGCTCAAGCTGAGCTTATTTTATCTGGCCGGTGAATTTCCCGTACTCTTTCTCCCGTTTCATGAATGATTATGGTTTGTTTCTTTTCAATGAAAAGGACCACTGACCAATCGATCAAAGGACGATTTTCTTTAGCTGGTATATTTATCCAATTACCAACTGTGAACCATTAATTAGTGCTCGAGGCAAACAAAAAACAACATCGTGAATATGGTGATAACAAAGTGGAAATGCTGCTAATCTACTGTCGTGCATCCACTCCTCAAAAACCCAGatcaccataaaaaaaaaaagcttaagagagagagagagaagaaaaaaaaaagaaataatgaaTTAAAATATGAAAGGACGAAAATACCTTTCAAAATATGTCACGTGGCACGCACCGTAACGGAGCTAACAACTCTAGATACCAAAATTGGGTCGGGGTGAGAAACTCAGATACCAATATGATAGTTTTGAAAGctgaggtacgaaagtttatAATGGCAATAAGGTGGGACACTGTTTGGGTCATTTTCCCTTTTGTTATTTACAAAAGTATTGCAACACCGCCTTAAGTTCCTATATTTAAATTCTTCTAACTCTTTAATTTTTTGGTGTCTTCGAGAGCATAGTTCATTATTTAAGACATGTTAAGCAAATGTCACTGCATGTTTTTAATATCTTTTCAGATGGTGACACAGTTGCTTATGTTGTATAGGTACATTCGACCGCCTGTGTTTGTCGGCACATGTTACGCAGCAAATAAATGATTATCTTTTCTAGTTTTAGATTATTTTTTTGACGTCTTCCGATGTTGTTTTGACTAACTTTTCCATAAGTTGCTCTATGTTTGTCATCTGTGCGTTTTTTTGTCACTAATTACTTAGGAAACTGTGGagtatttttttaaataaaaggCTGGTGCaactgccctcaagccttaattaatgaaattgtcAAATACAAAGGAGGAacattaagcctaaaccccttattacaataggcatctagagtatgtcccgaaataatatcaggaatctctacaaaattcATGTATTCTatgtcccgaaataatatcaggaatctctacaaaattcatgtattctaacaagcaccaactagcaaagaatgCACCACTGGCTAATAGACATAAATTCATTacttttgtttatatatttatttgatGAAACTGTATGAGACAGTATTTATTTGATCCCATTGTGGAAGGGAGAGGAGATATCAGATTTAGGAAGGGAATTTCTTAGAAGTTTCTGCAAAGATGCTTGATGAATTCCTCAAGAACACCCACTTTGGCAAGTACCAATAAAACCCAGGAACACTGAAGCTTTTCTCTCCTCGTCTTTCAATCTTTCTGGGCATCAATGAGTTTTAAGTTTTCATGGCATCTGGGCATTTCTTCAAATtgtggataattttttttttggtaactgGGGGTTAATAACTGGCCATTTCTTGTTGGGTCGACCAACTGTGATGAGTGATAACCCCATGCTAGTGGAGAAGACAAAATTGAAGAATAGCAGATGAGCAACTTCCAAAGAAGGTACGGAAAAATGCAGAAAAGTTTGAACTATTTCCTTAGAAGCAGACCCAAACCTTCCTTCTTTCTCGAAGTCTCTGATCCAAAACCCATGTCCACCAAAACAACCCAGTTCTTCGATATTTTGGTCCTTGCTTCACATCATCGCGGGACTCAAACCGGTTGCTTTATGGATTGAGTTGAATTTGAATGTattggaaggtggagagagaTAAGCATGTCAAAGAAGAGTTCTTTGTGCACAAATGTTTCGGAAAAATTGGAAGAATTGGGTATTGAGGGTACCGAAAATCAGAGTAATTGTCTTGGTGGTGTGGAAACGAAGGAACCAAATCTGGAAAAATAAGAAGATAGAGatggaagtgagagagagagagagaacaggtaaaagaagaagatgggcaATGAAACTGTTGTCTTCCTATTTCAGCCGTTAGATATGTTATTGTACACGTGGCGGTTTAGGATGGAAAGCTCAGATAGGTCAGGTAATAAAAgagctcaggagaggatcctctcccattGTGGAATCCATTTGTAGAACTCATTTAGTTATTTGCAGAAGTATTTCAATAAGTTTGGTACATGTGACCATCATTCCTGTATTTAAGGAAAGTTGACATAAGATTACGAGCAAGAACACATGAAGATGATAAACTCACATTAATGCTAGAAGGTAGTTGTTACATTTGAACCAGAAAAAaccacaaacaaacaaaagaaaggttaagagacagaagaaaaaaaaagaaaaaaaaagtagataAACAACAACCTAAAGGAGATAGACAACAACCTATTTGTTTTCCATCTATGGCAAGTACGTAGTATAGAGTGATTGCTCCATCTATGGCAAGTACGTAGTAGAGTGGCTGCTGCAGTCAACCTATTCTGATTTTCTGAGCTTTTAgacaaaaccctaaaaaacttttttttcttttgctaaaATTGGAATGGAGCTCGATCATTTCATTGGCCAAAGGATTTCTCAAAGAGCCCTAGCCGATAATCAGCCAACCGTGATTTATATGCAGACTTTTTGTACTCGGACCACGTGAACTCCTTGTACAAGCTTTCTTCTCCTTCTGCCATTACTGACGCCAGAGGTGTTATCTTTTCATTCAGAGGTGGCCCTCCAAAGTAAATCATCGAAATCCTTGAGCTTACTGTGTCTGCCAAAACCCTATGCTTCACGCTCTTAAACCTCCCATTAGTCATCACCTGCATCAACAATGAGATCCATCAGTAAATTTTCTTTCACGGCCAAAATTGTAATGTACGGTCAGTTACAAGGCTTTTTATGCGCGTGTGTGCGTGTGTATCATTTTTGaaagctttgatttttttttttttttgggagctAATCGATGTTACTGATAAGTTGAACGAGGTTTTCAGTTTGGATCTTTCGTTCCCGAACAAATCTTAGGGTCAAGACTTTAGGGTAAACGCAAATACTAGTAATCACCATCACCCACAAACTATGTAGAATAAAAAACCGGCAATACCCGGCTGCCTACTAGAAGTCAGGATCCAACCTTCACTACCAAAGCAATAAATTAACTAGTTAAAAAGTTGACAAgctgaaaaaacaaaaatattttcAATAATGGTATTGTTTGCCAACGACAATTTGTGAGGATGACATAGTCTCTCATTTATAAGTAGAAAATCCAGAATCCCacaatttaaaaataaataaaatgcggaataaattaaaaaatatgaaTAATAAATGGGATTTGTATTAGTACCTGTAGGCAATCACCAACATTAATGAAAAAGGAAGTCTGATCAGGTGGGACAGAAACCCAAGTCCCGTCTTTCAGACTGATTTGCAGGCTTGCGGTGTTGTTAGATCTTAGGACAGAGATTATCTGGGGGTCTGTGTGCTCTCCAAACCCAATCAAATTCCGTCCACTCAATGCTTGAAGCTCCGGGCACGGCGGATAGTAGTTGAGCCTGAAACAAGAGTCACTCTTCTCATCTCTCAGAAGCTTGCTCAGCGCATTTCTTTGATCGATTCCCAACGCATCAGCCACCATTTCTAGTACCTCACAAGTCATCTTCTTCACCGCCGAGATATAGTCCTCAACAGCAGAACTGTAAAACAGAGCAAAACAGAGTACTAATACATGATTGCAAAACAGAGCAAGAACAGAGTTAGTTCTCTGTCAAGgattgaaaaacaaaataatcaaTAACTTACCGGAAAATTTCTGGGTTGTTTTTGAAAATGGAGAGTGATTTGTGGGAGATAATTTCAGGATTGGCGTTGAGGAGGATGTATTCAATCCAACCCACGTCGCCGTTTGGCCCGATTCGCTTGCTTCCGTAGCCAAAAGGGTCAGCAGGGCCGGCCCTGTCTTTTTCAGACTGTGGCAAGTTGAAGAACTTGAGAGCTTGAGCCTCAAGTGTGGTCATGAACTCCAATGGGACTCCATGGTTGACCACCTTGAACAAGCCGTACTCTTCGCAGGCCTTGATGATTTGGCTCTTGGCATCTGGGTCTGAGAGGTCTACCACTGGAATCCCAGAGAACAAGCTTGTTGGCTTGCATGATTTGATTAGAGAGAAATGGTCTAATGCAGCTGGTTGAGACAGAACCACCATAGCTGCtagtgatgagagagagagagagagagagag harbors:
- the LOC133729258 gene encoding gibberellin 2-beta-dioxygenase-like, coding for MVVLSQPAALDHFSLIKSCKPTSLFSGIPVVDLSDPDAKSQIIKACEEYGLFKVVNHGVPLEFMTTLEAQALKFFNLPQSEKDRAGPADPFGYGSKRIGPNGDVGWIEYILLNANPEIISHKSLSIFKNNPEIFRSAVEDYISAVKKMTCEVLEMVADALGIDQRNALSKLLRDEKSDSCFRLNYYPPCPELQALSGRNLIGFGEHTDPQIISVLRSNNTASLQISLKDGTWVSVPPDQTSFFINVGDCLQVMTNGRFKSVKHRVLADTVSSRISMIYFGGPPLNEKITPLASVMAEGEESLYKEFTWSEYKKSAYKSRLADYRLGLFEKSFGQ